From Bacteroidota bacterium, the proteins below share one genomic window:
- a CDS encoding CoB--CoM heterodisulfide reductase iron-sulfur subunit A family protein, protein MSRIGVFICHCGENISATVDCEKVAKTVARMPGVVQSVDYKYMCSDPGQNLIRQAIKEKNLTGVVVAACSPRMHEPTFRRTCAEAGLNPFLCEMANLREHCSWVHARGDATTEKAADLVAMMVEKAKRDKPLYPIKVPVTKTALVIGGGIAGIQAALDIANAGQKVVLVEDDPSIGGHMSQLSETFPTLDCSQCILTPRMVEVAQHPNITLYTYAEVESLTGFIGNFTARIRKKAKSIDEKACTGCGECVTACPIKKIPSEFNTGLGVRSAIYIPFPQAVPNKPVIDRSRCTYFKNGKCKFCKTKCPADAIRFEQQDEFIEVDVGSVVVATGFTIKETSFFPEYGYGKYKDVLTGLQFERLLSASGPTLGEPRRPSDGTVPKTIVFIACAGSRDPAKGIEYCSKICCMYTAKHAMLYKHKVHDGNAYVFYMDIRAGGKGYDEFVRRAIEEDDVNYIRGRVSRIYEREGKLIVRGADTLLGGEPVEIEADMVVLATAGVANEGAEELAQKLHVSYDAHHFFSEAHPKLRPVETNTAGIFLAGACQAPKDIPDSVGQASAAASKVLGLFSADELTREPVIAVVNRAAPPVFSTCIGCFTCQTACPYNAIEQEEIRTREGKLMKTVAKVNSGLCQGCGTCVAFCRSKSIDLQGYSNEQVYAEVMELLA, encoded by the coding sequence ATGTCACGAATCGGAGTTTTTATCTGTCATTGCGGCGAGAACATCAGCGCGACCGTCGATTGTGAAAAAGTGGCGAAGACGGTTGCGCGCATGCCGGGTGTCGTACAGAGCGTGGACTATAAGTATATGTGTTCCGACCCCGGGCAGAACCTTATCCGCCAGGCGATCAAGGAAAAGAACCTTACCGGCGTTGTCGTGGCTGCGTGTTCACCCCGCATGCACGAACCGACATTCCGCAGGACATGCGCCGAAGCAGGATTGAACCCGTTCCTCTGCGAGATGGCGAACCTGCGCGAACACTGCTCCTGGGTGCATGCCAGAGGAGATGCGACGACCGAGAAAGCCGCCGATCTTGTTGCGATGATGGTCGAAAAAGCAAAGCGGGATAAGCCGCTGTATCCGATCAAAGTCCCCGTTACAAAAACCGCGCTCGTGATCGGGGGAGGTATTGCAGGGATCCAGGCCGCACTCGATATTGCCAACGCAGGGCAAAAAGTGGTGCTGGTGGAAGACGATCCGTCGATCGGCGGACATATGTCTCAGCTCTCGGAGACGTTCCCCACCCTCGACTGCTCCCAGTGCATTCTCACACCGCGCATGGTGGAAGTCGCGCAGCATCCGAACATTACGCTCTACACGTATGCAGAGGTAGAAAGCCTCACCGGCTTCATCGGCAACTTCACAGCGCGGATCCGCAAGAAGGCAAAAAGCATCGACGAGAAGGCGTGCACCGGCTGCGGTGAATGTGTGACGGCATGTCCGATCAAAAAAATTCCGAGCGAGTTCAATACGGGACTCGGCGTGCGCAGTGCGATCTACATCCCCTTCCCGCAAGCCGTTCCGAACAAGCCCGTCATCGACCGCTCTCGCTGCACGTATTTCAAGAACGGGAAGTGCAAGTTCTGCAAGACCAAATGCCCGGCGGATGCGATCCGGTTCGAACAGCAGGATGAATTCATCGAGGTGGACGTCGGTTCCGTCGTCGTTGCCACCGGCTTCACTATCAAAGAAACATCCTTCTTCCCCGAATACGGATACGGCAAATACAAGGATGTCCTGACCGGTTTGCAGTTCGAGCGGCTCCTTTCCGCTTCGGGTCCGACGCTGGGTGAACCGCGTCGCCCGTCCGACGGCACGGTGCCGAAAACGATTGTCTTCATCGCATGTGCGGGTTCGCGCGATCCGGCGAAAGGGATCGAGTATTGCTCGAAGATCTGCTGCATGTACACTGCCAAGCACGCGATGCTCTATAAGCACAAAGTTCACGACGGCAATGCGTACGTCTTTTATATGGATATTCGGGCCGGGGGCAAGGGGTATGACGAGTTCGTGCGCAGAGCGATTGAGGAAGACGATGTGAACTACATCCGCGGGCGTGTATCGCGGATCTATGAACGGGAGGGCAAGCTGATTGTGCGCGGCGCCGATACGCTGCTCGGTGGGGAGCCGGTGGAGATTGAAGCTGACATGGTCGTGCTCGCAACGGCGGGTGTTGCGAACGAAGGGGCGGAGGAGCTTGCGCAAAAACTGCACGTCAGCTATGATGCGCATCATTTCTTCTCGGAAGCGCATCCTAAACTGCGTCCGGTGGAGACGAATACGGCCGGAATATTTCTTGCCGGAGCGTGCCAGGCGCCGAAGGACATTCCCGACTCCGTCGGCCAGGCCTCCGCCGCTGCAAGCAAGGTGCTCGGGTTGTTCTCCGCCGACGAATTGACGCGCGAGCCGGTGATCGCCGTTGTGAATCGCGCGGCGCCGCCGGTGTTCTCAACATGTATCGGATGCTTTACGTGCCAAACGGCATGTCCGTACAATGCAATCGAGCAGGAAGAAATAAGAACGCGGGAAGGAAAACTCATGAAGACGGTTGCGAAAGTCAATTCCGGGTTATGCCAGGGATGCGGCACGTGCGTGGCGTTCTGCCGGTCAAAGTCGATCGACCTGCAGGGCTACAGCAACGAACAAGTATATGCAGAAGTCATGGAGTTGTTAGCCTAA
- a CDS encoding acetylxylan esterase, which yields MRLIIIAAAAQITFAFCADAQADRPIDSSAYAPIVRLTAEQDHRRLLDLLHIDSLRPGPSGNPKAPNAANSDESKATTYTSLPDPLLLKDGARVTTAEMWWKKRRPEIVEDFDREVYGREPAVLPAVRWEVASVTHDSNGTFPVITKKLVGHVDNSSYPLLTVDIQLTLTLPEHAAGPVPVIMEFGFVFPPGFKFPSPPPGAAAPAGPTWQQQLLAKGWGYAVIVPTSYQADNGAGLTSGIIGLVNKGEPRKLDDWGALRAWAWGASRALDYFETDKSVDAKKVGIEGLSRYGKAALVTMAYDQRFAIGFIGSSGEGGAKLHRRNFGEEVENVASSGEYHWMAGNFLKYAGPLTPNDLPVDSHELVALCAPRPVFISCGSPAVEGNWVDDKGMFLAGVYAGPVYELLGKKGLGVAAMPPMETTLIDGEVAFRQHSGGHTTGPNWPTFIKFAERYFK from the coding sequence ATGCGCCTCATCATTATCGCAGCGGCGGCGCAGATTACATTTGCATTCTGTGCCGACGCGCAGGCGGATCGCCCGATCGATTCGTCCGCGTATGCTCCTATTGTCCGACTGACCGCCGAGCAAGACCACCGGCGGCTTCTCGATCTGCTCCACATCGATTCACTTCGTCCGGGTCCTTCGGGAAATCCCAAAGCGCCGAACGCGGCGAACTCGGACGAATCAAAAGCGACGACGTACACCTCGCTCCCCGATCCATTGCTCCTTAAGGACGGAGCAAGAGTCACCACTGCGGAGATGTGGTGGAAGAAGAGGCGTCCCGAGATCGTCGAGGATTTTGACCGGGAAGTTTACGGCAGGGAGCCGGCAGTACTTCCCGCGGTCAGGTGGGAAGTCGCGAGTGTGACGCACGATTCCAACGGTACGTTCCCTGTCATCACAAAGAAACTCGTCGGCCATGTCGATAATTCTTCGTATCCGCTTCTTACCGTCGACATTCAGTTAACGCTCACGCTCCCCGAGCACGCGGCCGGGCCGGTGCCGGTCATCATGGAATTCGGCTTCGTCTTCCCGCCGGGGTTCAAATTTCCTTCCCCGCCTCCCGGCGCTGCCGCCCCGGCAGGGCCGACCTGGCAGCAGCAGCTCCTTGCAAAAGGGTGGGGATACGCGGTAATCGTTCCAACAAGTTATCAGGCCGACAACGGAGCCGGATTGACAAGCGGCATCATCGGACTCGTCAACAAGGGGGAGCCGCGCAAGCTGGATGATTGGGGAGCGCTGCGTGCATGGGCGTGGGGGGCGAGCAGAGCGCTCGACTATTTCGAGACCGATAAGTCGGTGGACGCGAAGAAAGTGGGGATCGAAGGGCTCTCGCGGTACGGGAAGGCGGCTCTCGTCACGATGGCCTATGACCAGCGGTTCGCGATCGGTTTCATCGGATCGTCCGGCGAAGGCGGGGCGAAACTCCACCGGCGCAATTTCGGCGAGGAAGTGGAGAATGTCGCGTCGTCCGGCGAGTATCACTGGATGGCGGGAAATTTTCTGAAATACGCCGGTCCGCTCACCCCGAACGATCTGCCGGTCGATTCCCATGAGCTGGTCGCTTTGTGCGCTCCGCGTCCCGTCTTTATCAGCTGCGGATCGCCGGCTGTCGAAGGGAATTGGGTGGACGACAAAGGGATGTTCCTCGCCGGCGTGTATGCCGGTCCGGTCTATGAACTGCTCGGGAAGAAAGGCCTCGGAGTTGCCGCAATGCCGCCCATGGAGACCACGCTCATCGACGGAGAGGTCGCATTCCGACAGCACAGCGGCGGGCACACCACCGGCCCCAACTGGCCGACATTCATAAAATTCGCCGAGCGGTATTTCAAGTAA
- a CDS encoding hydrogenase iron-sulfur subunit — MEPPFEPKVVAFVCNWCTYAGADLTGTSRIKYATNVRIVRFPCTGRIDYNLLLKAFAQGADGIIVSGCHPNDCHYTSGNFHARRRWIVFRQMMEYMGVDMRRVKFSWVSAAEGAKWAEVVNAAVAEVRELGPAAAFQRMTKEVA; from the coding sequence ATGGAACCGCCGTTCGAGCCTAAGGTTGTCGCGTTCGTCTGCAACTGGTGCACGTATGCCGGCGCTGACTTGACCGGTACGAGCCGCATCAAGTACGCGACGAATGTCCGCATTGTGCGGTTCCCATGCACGGGCCGTATCGACTATAATCTCTTGCTCAAAGCATTCGCTCAGGGTGCGGACGGCATCATCGTGTCCGGCTGCCATCCGAACGATTGCCACTACACTTCGGGAAACTTTCACGCGCGGCGCCGATGGATCGTTTTCCGGCAGATGATGGAGTATATGGGCGTGGATATGCGCCGCGTGAAATTCTCGTGGGTTTCTGCCGCTGAAGGGGCAAAGTGGGCGGAGGTCGTGAACGCTGCCGTCGCTGAAGTCCGCGAGCTTGGACCGGCGGCGGCATTTCAGAGGATGACCAAAGAAGTTGCATGA
- a CDS encoding T9SS type A sorting domain-containing protein, producing the protein MNYQKHQQEYLLGLMRMASVLILCSVSCFSRVSAQSTTVYLDSSLQTIRGFGAANILPWRPDMDTAEVQTAFGTGQGQLGFSLLRLRLPSSPSDFPLSVATARLASSMGANIFATPWSPPAAMKTNNNIVGGQLSDTSYASFAAYLESYINYMGTNGVPLYAVSVQNEPDANVTYESCFWNATQFMNFLRNNGSAIGTRIIMPESEGFNHAFSDSTLNDSAAAAQVSIIGGHLYGAIPGPYPLATSKGKELWMTEYLSTDTSWSAVLATGKQIHDCMTAGMNAYVWWYIVRYYGPIDESGNVTKRGYVMSQFSRYVRPGFRRVYSTTSARSLVYVTAYTNGTQIVIAAVNMSTSAVSQSFSFQSSPGVNTTFTPYTTSQMVNCSQGSGIACPNGSFSASIPASSVTTFVANSITAVKDHPQIPLSPSLGQNYPNPFNPATIISYQLTANSFVTVKIYDELGREVAKLVNEQESPGSHSVRWDGGNFSSGLYFYELTAGNFHDVKKMVLMK; encoded by the coding sequence ATGAATTATCAAAAGCATCAACAGGAATATTTGCTTGGGCTGATGAGGATGGCATCTGTGCTCATCCTTTGCAGCGTTTCATGTTTCTCCCGCGTCTCTGCTCAAAGCACCACGGTCTATTTGGACAGCAGCCTGCAGACGATACGAGGATTCGGCGCGGCGAACATCCTGCCGTGGCGCCCTGATATGGACACGGCAGAAGTGCAGACCGCGTTCGGCACAGGCCAGGGACAGCTTGGGTTTTCTCTTTTGCGGCTCCGCCTTCCAAGCTCGCCGAGCGATTTTCCCCTGAGCGTTGCGACAGCGCGGCTTGCAAGCTCTATGGGAGCGAACATCTTTGCGACCCCCTGGTCGCCTCCCGCCGCAATGAAAACGAACAACAATATTGTCGGCGGCCAACTGAGCGATACGTCGTATGCATCGTTCGCGGCATACCTGGAATCGTACATCAATTACATGGGGACGAACGGCGTTCCGCTGTATGCGGTTTCGGTGCAGAACGAACCCGACGCGAACGTGACGTACGAATCATGCTTCTGGAACGCGACGCAGTTCATGAACTTCCTCAGGAACAACGGGTCCGCGATCGGGACGAGGATCATCATGCCGGAGTCGGAGGGCTTCAATCACGCCTTCTCCGATTCGACGCTCAACGATTCCGCGGCGGCTGCGCAGGTATCGATCATCGGAGGACACCTCTACGGCGCAATCCCGGGACCGTATCCCCTTGCGACGAGCAAAGGGAAGGAACTCTGGATGACGGAATATCTGAGCACCGACACCTCATGGTCGGCAGTTCTCGCCACCGGCAAGCAGATTCACGACTGCATGACCGCCGGCATGAATGCGTATGTCTGGTGGTACATCGTTCGGTACTACGGACCGATCGACGAAAGCGGCAACGTGACGAAGCGCGGCTACGTGATGTCGCAGTTTTCGCGGTACGTTCGCCCCGGATTCCGTCGGGTCTACAGTACGACATCCGCGCGAAGTCTGGTCTATGTCACTGCGTACACGAATGGTACACAGATCGTCATCGCCGCGGTGAACATGAGCACGTCGGCGGTGTCGCAGAGTTTTTCATTCCAAAGCTCTCCCGGCGTCAATACGACCTTCACGCCGTATACGACCTCCCAGATGGTAAATTGCAGCCAGGGATCCGGCATCGCCTGCCCGAACGGGAGCTTCTCGGCTTCGATTCCGGCGTCGAGCGTCACGACATTTGTCGCAAATTCAATCACCGCCGTGAAGGATCATCCCCAGATTCCACTCAGTCCGAGCTTGGGCCAAAATTATCCGAACCCGTTCAACCCGGCCACAATCATCAGCTATCAATTGACAGCTAACAGTTTCGTTACTGTAAAAATATATGACGAACTCGGGAGGGAAGTGGCGAAACTGGTGAACGAGCAGGAGTCGCCCGGATCTCATTCTGTGCGGTGGGATGGCGGTAATTTCTCGAGCGGACTCTATTTCTACGAACTGACCGCCGGGAACTTTCACGACGTGAAAAAGATGGTGTTGATGAAGTGA
- a CDS encoding CoB--CoM heterodisulfide reductase iron-sulfur subunit B family protein: protein MKIGLYPGCSFEGSSREYAESLRAIAPRLGLELHEVEGWNCCGASSAHSLDHSLSLALPARVLAQAEAQTMMELLVPCAACFNRLASAKTELAGDARARADVADAINMPYAGTTAVRNILEVLNQVLTAEVAASFPKTFSHKVVCYYGCLLVRPASVVHHARMEDPTEMDDLMRRIGATPLDWAMKTECCGASFSITRTDIVGDLGGRILEDAAARGAEAVIVACPMCHSNLDMRRKEIERATGKKFGVPILYVTQAIGIALGLDAQALGLQRHFVPVRLEGKSKAQHNVPARTPAGVS, encoded by the coding sequence ATGAAAATCGGACTTTACCCCGGCTGTTCGTTCGAAGGCTCCTCGCGTGAATACGCTGAGTCGCTCCGCGCGATTGCGCCGAGACTGGGTTTGGAGCTGCACGAAGTTGAAGGATGGAATTGCTGCGGTGCAAGTTCAGCGCATTCGCTCGATCACTCGCTGTCGCTCGCTTTGCCGGCGAGGGTCCTTGCTCAGGCAGAAGCACAAACAATGATGGAGTTGTTGGTTCCGTGCGCAGCGTGTTTTAATCGGCTTGCCTCGGCAAAAACAGAACTTGCCGGCGATGCCCGCGCGCGCGCGGATGTTGCTGATGCGATCAACATGCCGTATGCCGGTACGACGGCAGTGCGCAATATTCTAGAGGTGCTCAATCAGGTACTCACGGCCGAGGTGGCAGCATCATTCCCGAAAACTTTTTCTCATAAGGTTGTCTGCTATTACGGATGCCTCCTAGTTCGCCCGGCGAGCGTCGTCCATCACGCGCGGATGGAAGACCCGACGGAGATGGATGACCTCATGAGGCGGATCGGCGCGACGCCGCTCGACTGGGCGATGAAAACGGAATGCTGCGGTGCGAGCTTTTCAATCACACGGACAGACATTGTCGGGGATCTCGGGGGAAGAATTCTGGAGGATGCCGCCGCGCGGGGCGCTGAAGCGGTGATCGTTGCATGTCCGATGTGCCATTCCAACCTCGACATGCGCCGGAAAGAAATAGAGCGTGCGACGGGGAAGAAATTCGGCGTTCCCATCCTCTACGTCACACAGGCAATCGGCATTGCCCTCGGTCTCGATGCGCAGGCGTTGGGATTACAGCGGCATTTTGTTCCGGTTCGACTGGAAGGCAAGAGCAAAGCTCAACACAATGTACCCGCCCGCACACCAGCGGGGGTGTCGTAG
- a CDS encoding 4Fe-4S dicluster domain-containing protein, with amino-acid sequence MLAAPLQGGATTLADHLVRTSGISVQRCYQCGKCSAGCPAADHMDLTPSVVLRLLQTRTAEAERKVLGSYAIWLCLACQTCVARCPMEVDLPKAMDVLRAESLRLNLVHPRARDIVAFHTSFLNTIKRFGRLWEIGLIAEYKVRTLHLWQDVVLAPVMLMKGKLSLIPSFHRKLVSQVFSAGQRKKEHAA; translated from the coding sequence ATGCTTGCCGCTCCGCTCCAGGGGGGAGCTACAACTCTCGCTGATCATCTCGTTCGTACTTCTGGTATATCGGTACAACGCTGCTACCAATGCGGCAAATGCTCTGCGGGATGTCCCGCGGCAGACCACATGGATTTGACGCCGAGCGTCGTCCTGCGGTTGTTGCAAACCAGGACAGCGGAAGCGGAACGCAAAGTACTGGGCAGCTATGCCATATGGCTCTGCCTCGCCTGTCAAACATGCGTTGCCCGTTGTCCGATGGAAGTAGACCTTCCGAAAGCGATGGATGTTCTCCGTGCAGAGTCGCTCCGTCTCAATCTCGTTCATCCCCGCGCCAGAGATATTGTTGCATTCCACACCTCCTTCCTGAATACAATCAAGCGTTTTGGCAGATTGTGGGAAATTGGGTTGATCGCAGAATACAAGGTGCGCACCCTTCATCTCTGGCAGGATGTTGTCCTCGCTCCGGTGATGCTGATGAAGGGAAAACTTTCGCTCATTCCTTCATTTCACAGAAAGCTCGTCAGCCAGGTTTTCTCCGCCGGGCAAAGGAAGAAGGAGCACGCTGCATGA
- a CDS encoding DUF1801 domain-containing protein translates to MAENKTKPMAAGVDAFLKKIADRQVRDDCDSLIAMMESISKLKPVMWGSAIIGFGTHHYVYESGREGDTVIVGFSPRKQNIALYLHGGLAPLSRELASLGKFKTGKGCLYIKSLEDVDTSVLKKILTKSFKSAKQ, encoded by the coding sequence ATGGCTGAGAATAAAACGAAGCCGATGGCGGCGGGCGTCGATGCTTTTCTGAAAAAGATCGCCGACCGGCAGGTCCGGGATGATTGCGACTCGCTCATCGCAATGATGGAATCGATCTCGAAACTCAAGCCGGTGATGTGGGGGAGCGCGATCATCGGTTTCGGCACCCATCACTACGTCTATGAGAGCGGAAGGGAAGGAGATACCGTGATCGTCGGCTTTTCTCCGAGGAAGCAGAATATTGCGCTCTACCTCCACGGCGGCCTCGCCCCGCTGAGCCGGGAACTCGCCTCGCTCGGGAAATTCAAAACCGGCAAGGGATGTTTATATATCAAGTCCCTTGAAGACGTCGATACATCAGTTCTCAAAAAAATTCTTACCAAATCATTCAAGAGTGCAAAGCAATAG